In Microbacterium galbinum, a single window of DNA contains:
- a CDS encoding alpha/beta fold hydrolase yields MSVQIVFVHGIRTSATMWRSQQAFLDARGYAHTAVDLPGHGTRIAEDFTLHEALHTIDAAVRDAATRGPVLLVGHSMGGILSLAYTGGGETTPVAGLVAASCTALPVGAGLAAYRWLARAMDSLPDRGRWLSDRVLDATIPPDTREDFGAGGYALDAQDIALGSLAALDLAAAVARIRLPLWFVNGQYDQLRRHEALFCSLAPQAELIVVPRTTHLVTAMRPRVFNAVLQLAIATLENESS; encoded by the coding sequence GTGAGCGTCCAGATCGTCTTCGTGCACGGCATCCGCACGTCGGCCACCATGTGGCGTTCGCAACAGGCGTTCCTCGACGCGCGGGGGTACGCGCACACCGCGGTCGACCTGCCGGGGCACGGCACGCGCATCGCCGAGGACTTCACGCTCCACGAGGCCCTGCACACGATCGATGCCGCTGTCCGCGATGCGGCGACGCGCGGACCGGTGCTGCTGGTCGGGCACTCCATGGGCGGAATCCTGTCTCTCGCCTACACCGGAGGCGGGGAGACGACACCGGTCGCGGGCCTCGTCGCGGCGTCGTGCACCGCGTTGCCCGTCGGTGCCGGGCTCGCCGCCTATCGCTGGCTCGCGCGCGCGATGGATTCACTACCCGACCGCGGACGCTGGCTCTCGGATCGTGTGCTCGACGCGACGATCCCCCCGGATACTCGCGAAGACTTCGGCGCAGGCGGCTACGCGCTCGACGCGCAGGACATCGCCCTGGGCAGCCTCGCGGCGCTCGACCTCGCCGCGGCGGTCGCCCGCATCCGACTGCCGCTCTGGTTCGTCAACGGCCAGTACGACCAGCTGCGCCGCCACGAGGCGCTCTTCTGCTCGCTGGCCCCCCAGGCCGAGCTCATCGTGGTACCGCGCACCACGCATCTCGTCACGGCGATGCGACCTCGCGTCTTCAACGCCGTGCTGCAGCTCGCGATCGCGACCCTCGAGAACGAGAGCTCATGA
- a CDS encoding ABC transporter permease, giving the protein MIKYLLRRALGWLLMIVVATNLTYFLAWLYLDPRSNYVGRRPPLNEEQIEALLRPRNLDDTVPLLERWWTWFSNILFHWNWGLSPTGDSVNDQVAYRVWVSAELVLGATILFTVIGIALGVYTASRQYKLADRIGQATSIITMNIPIVVASLGIVLLAIQANSATGTRIFFVTGAASPGVSGFFPVLIDALQHLILPTIALILVSYAGIHFLQRSLLLDNINADYVRTARAKGLTKSQAIRRHALRTSLIPVTTQVAFSIPAVFTGAVLTESIFGWNGMGKYFTQTIATNDIHGVVAVAAFGAVMTAIGAVLSDIAVVILDPRVRVS; this is encoded by the coding sequence TTGATCAAGTACCTGCTGCGTCGAGCACTGGGCTGGCTGCTCATGATCGTCGTGGCGACGAACCTCACGTACTTCCTCGCCTGGCTCTATCTGGACCCGCGCAGCAACTACGTCGGGCGCCGCCCCCCTCTCAACGAGGAGCAGATCGAAGCGCTGCTCCGCCCCCGCAACCTCGACGACACGGTCCCCCTCCTCGAGCGCTGGTGGACGTGGTTCAGCAACATCCTCTTCCACTGGAACTGGGGGCTCAGCCCCACGGGCGACTCGGTGAACGACCAGGTCGCGTACCGGGTCTGGGTCAGCGCCGAACTCGTCCTCGGGGCCACCATCCTGTTCACCGTGATCGGCATCGCGCTCGGCGTCTACACCGCCTCCCGCCAGTACAAGCTCGCCGACCGGATCGGCCAGGCGACCTCGATCATCACGATGAACATCCCGATCGTCGTCGCGTCGCTGGGAATCGTGCTGCTCGCGATCCAGGCGAACAGCGCGACCGGGACGCGGATCTTCTTCGTCACGGGCGCAGCGAGTCCGGGGGTGAGCGGGTTCTTCCCCGTGCTCATCGATGCGCTGCAACATCTGATACTCCCGACGATCGCGCTGATCCTCGTCAGCTACGCCGGCATCCACTTCCTGCAGCGCTCGCTGCTGCTCGACAACATCAACGCCGACTACGTGCGCACCGCGCGCGCCAAGGGGTTGACCAAGTCCCAGGCGATCCGCCGCCACGCGCTGCGCACCTCGCTGATCCCCGTGACGACCCAGGTGGCCTTCTCCATCCCGGCGGTCTTCACCGGCGCCGTCCTGACCGAATCGATCTTCGGCTGGAACGGCATGGGCAAGTACTTCACACAGACCATCGCGACGAACGACATCCACGGCGTCGTCGCCGTCGCGGCCTTCGGCGCAGTGATGACCGCGATCGGCGCCGTCCTCTCGGACATCGCCGTGGTCATCCTCGATCCACGAGTGCGGGTGAGCTGA
- a CDS encoding DUF1990 family protein codes for MRRGNFRDDTVDYAAVGATHAPDLMQYPPERSFPAEESWRIGSGAERFQTAGEALLSWTAQRAAGLAIEDVRPAPGPAYAGVSFDAEGNPIAPSKRDVEPRYDAEGTPFVGPGMTLRVRGRLSGMRADAELRVISVTEEARRIGFVLGTVGGSVVSGEESFDVDWREDNDEVWFTVRAFDAPNSLLYRTVPPLVKRRRRELFARYLRAISPLYATPL; via the coding sequence ATGCGGCGCGGGAACTTCCGAGACGACACGGTGGACTATGCGGCCGTGGGTGCCACCCACGCGCCCGATCTGATGCAGTACCCGCCGGAGCGCAGCTTCCCGGCGGAGGAGTCCTGGCGGATCGGATCCGGAGCGGAGCGGTTCCAGACCGCCGGCGAAGCTCTGCTGTCGTGGACGGCGCAGCGCGCGGCCGGCCTCGCGATCGAAGACGTGCGCCCCGCGCCCGGCCCGGCGTACGCGGGCGTGAGCTTCGATGCCGAGGGCAACCCGATCGCCCCCAGCAAGCGCGACGTCGAGCCCCGTTACGATGCCGAAGGGACTCCGTTCGTGGGCCCGGGCATGACGCTGCGCGTGCGCGGTCGTCTGTCGGGCATGCGCGCGGATGCCGAGTTGCGTGTGATCTCGGTCACCGAGGAGGCTCGACGCATCGGTTTCGTGCTCGGCACCGTCGGCGGCTCGGTCGTCAGCGGCGAGGAGTCCTTCGACGTCGACTGGCGCGAGGACAACGACGAGGTCTGGTTCACGGTGCGCGCGTTCGACGCCCCCAACTCCCTGCTCTACCGAACGGTGCCGCCGCTCGTGAAGCGTCGCCGTCGCGAGCTCTTCGCCCGCTATCTCCGGGCGATCTCCCCGCTCTACGCGACCCCCCTCTGA
- a CDS encoding ABC transporter family substrate-binding protein, with protein MKRHQKLLGALALSGALALVMSGCASGGDGGSTDNGGEAEAVTGADYNPQPRENLQEGGEVTFPIGEITPQMNANHSDATVDTATLWEWYNPQTILMTPEGEAYANPNYLTDWTTEVVDDKTVVTYTINPDAVWNDGTPIDWTAYEQTWKALRSTDEGYVPNSTDGYSLIESVEQGTDDRQAVVTFTQVYPWTNGLFWHLVNPNINTPELFNEGYLNEANPDWGAGPYEMTEFDPKGGTVIFEPNPDWWGDKPLLDKVTFRQLDDTAEINAFKAGEINMASTGTSDRLAQVADMDDVVTYKAQRTATNLMQLNAERPQLADIKVREAIMKAIDREQLKEVVWNGLGYTEEPAGSLILFPFQDGYVDSLSEAGWKFDDDEANSILDEAGWVAGSDGVREKDGVRLAVNLPVFGDDPIVETRGKVIQAQLKAIGVEVTVDVRPSSEFSTTVTTKDWDIILMGFSSSDPYGFAYFCQVYCSDSGLNLSATGTPELDEKIAGVADLPTAEEQIAEGTKVETEVIKETWGILPLYSGPEIRTVTKGLANLTPETYTGLDLFGLLPVENVGWEK; from the coding sequence ATGAAAAGGCATCAGAAGCTGCTGGGCGCTCTCGCCCTCAGCGGCGCCCTCGCACTCGTCATGAGCGGTTGCGCATCGGGCGGCGACGGCGGTAGCACCGACAACGGCGGCGAAGCCGAAGCCGTCACGGGCGCGGACTACAACCCGCAGCCCCGCGAGAATCTGCAGGAGGGCGGCGAGGTCACCTTCCCCATCGGTGAGATCACGCCGCAGATGAACGCCAACCACTCCGACGCCACGGTCGACACCGCGACGCTCTGGGAGTGGTACAACCCTCAGACGATCCTCATGACGCCGGAGGGCGAGGCATACGCCAACCCGAACTACCTGACCGACTGGACCACCGAGGTCGTGGACGACAAGACCGTCGTCACCTACACGATCAACCCCGACGCCGTCTGGAACGACGGGACGCCGATCGACTGGACCGCCTACGAGCAGACCTGGAAGGCGCTGCGGTCGACGGATGAGGGCTACGTCCCCAACTCCACCGACGGTTACTCGCTGATCGAGAGCGTCGAGCAGGGCACCGACGACCGCCAGGCCGTCGTGACGTTCACCCAGGTCTACCCCTGGACGAACGGCCTGTTCTGGCACCTCGTCAACCCGAACATCAACACGCCGGAGCTCTTCAACGAGGGCTACCTCAACGAGGCGAACCCCGACTGGGGTGCAGGCCCCTATGAGATGACCGAGTTCGACCCCAAGGGCGGCACGGTCATCTTCGAGCCGAACCCGGACTGGTGGGGCGACAAGCCGCTGCTCGACAAGGTCACCTTCCGTCAGCTCGACGATACCGCCGAGATCAACGCGTTCAAGGCCGGCGAGATCAACATGGCATCGACCGGCACGTCCGACCGCCTCGCGCAGGTCGCCGACATGGATGACGTCGTCACCTACAAGGCCCAGCGCACCGCCACCAACCTCATGCAGCTGAACGCCGAGCGCCCGCAGCTCGCCGACATCAAGGTGCGCGAGGCGATCATGAAGGCGATCGACCGTGAGCAGCTCAAGGAGGTCGTCTGGAACGGCCTGGGCTACACCGAGGAGCCGGCCGGCTCGCTCATCCTCTTCCCGTTCCAGGACGGCTACGTCGACTCGCTGAGCGAGGCCGGCTGGAAGTTCGACGACGACGAGGCGAACAGCATCCTGGACGAGGCGGGATGGGTCGCCGGCAGCGACGGCGTTCGCGAGAAGGACGGCGTGCGACTCGCCGTCAACCTCCCCGTCTTCGGTGACGACCCCATCGTCGAGACCCGCGGTAAGGTCATCCAGGCGCAGCTCAAGGCGATCGGCGTCGAGGTCACGGTCGACGTGCGCCCGAGCTCGGAGTTCTCGACGACGGTGACGACGAAGGACTGGGACATCATCCTCATGGGCTTCTCGTCGAGCGACCCCTACGGCTTCGCGTACTTCTGCCAGGTCTACTGCTCCGACAGCGGCCTGAACCTGTCGGCCACCGGCACCCCGGAGCTCGACGAGAAGATCGCGGGCGTCGCCGACCTCCCCACCGCGGAGGAGCAGATCGCCGAGGGCACCAAGGTCGAGACCGAGGTCATCAAGGAGACGTGGGGCATCCTGCCGCTGTACTCCGGCCCCGAGATCCGCACGGTGACCAAGGGACTCGCCAACCTCACCCCCGAGACCTACACGGGTCTCGACCTCTTCGGGCTCCTGCCCGTCGAGAACGTGGGCTGGGAGAAGTGA
- a CDS encoding ABC transporter permease — protein MSIADLSDPLRHGDDPPATPVRTPRKRMSKFELYGRRFLRNRGAVAGAVIFVFIVLFALIGPLFQQYDHIELDFLALTKPPSAEHWFGTNGAGNDLYAQVVVGLQRSLMIALAVSIGTTVLSALIGAAAAYFGGVFERGVLVVIHFLMVVPTFLILAMISNSAGGDWRIIAVIMIAINWFFPARVIWTLSLSLREREYISAAKYMGVPGFRIVLRHMLPNIGSLLVINFTLGVVGAVQTETSLSFLGFGVKAPDVSLGSLIGSGSATITSAPWLFYFPAAALTLLTISMALIADGLRDALDPTSAAGGRA, from the coding sequence ATGAGCATCGCAGACCTCTCCGATCCCCTCCGCCACGGCGACGACCCGCCGGCGACCCCGGTGCGCACACCGCGCAAGCGGATGTCGAAGTTCGAACTCTACGGTCGCCGCTTCCTGCGCAACCGCGGTGCCGTCGCGGGCGCGGTGATCTTCGTCTTCATCGTGCTGTTCGCCCTGATCGGCCCCCTCTTCCAGCAGTACGACCACATCGAACTGGACTTCCTCGCACTGACGAAGCCCCCGTCGGCCGAGCACTGGTTCGGTACGAACGGCGCGGGCAACGACCTCTACGCCCAGGTCGTCGTCGGCCTGCAGCGGTCGCTCATGATCGCCCTGGCCGTGTCGATCGGAACGACCGTGCTCTCCGCGCTCATCGGCGCGGCAGCCGCGTACTTCGGTGGCGTGTTCGAGCGCGGCGTGCTCGTCGTCATCCACTTCCTCATGGTCGTGCCGACGTTCCTCATCCTCGCGATGATCTCGAACAGCGCCGGCGGCGATTGGCGGATCATCGCGGTCATCATGATCGCGATCAACTGGTTCTTCCCCGCCCGCGTGATCTGGACGCTCTCCCTCTCCCTGCGCGAACGCGAATACATCTCCGCCGCGAAGTACATGGGCGTGCCCGGATTCCGGATCGTGCTGCGCCACATGCTCCCCAACATCGGATCGCTGCTGGTCATCAACTTCACGCTCGGCGTGGTCGGCGCGGTGCAGACCGAGACCAGCCTGTCGTTCCTCGGCTTCGGTGTGAAGGCGCCGGACGTGTCTCTCGGCTCGCTCATCGGCTCCGGCTCGGCGACCATCACGAGCGCACCCTGGCTGTTCTACTTCCCCGCGGCCGCGCTCACCCTCCTCACCATCTCGATGGCTCTGATCGCCGACGGTCTGCGCGATGCCCTCGACCCGACCTCTGCCGCGGGAGGCCGCGCATGA
- a CDS encoding MFS transporter: MTAATRVGARWMSLFTLAWLAIWTVQLTPVQLLLPLQLDTPEDDWIRGVVSSGLVLGIGGLAGIVAGPLAGALSDRARPGRPRRRPWALAGVWTTAAFLVLTGFSEGPWAVGGAWVGVSIGVAVSSAAFTAMIADQLPTTQRGAASAAVGSSQAVGIVLGVGLVVLLGLDIVSGYLLLAAVIAAVGTAVALLLPDPSASEAVRPTTRDRRPLASLRDRDFAWMLAGRLVTNVGNALGTALFLFFLLHGLGQPSSTAQDNLLLLIVVYTLFVVAASVLTGILSDRTGDRRRLAVIATVVQAASGVAIALVPTFEMTMVAAALMGLGYGAFSTVGLAFAADLLPDEKDHARDLGIVNVTAALGQLIGPVLGAGLVALVGGFWLVFAAAAVLSLAGGVLTGLARQLQRS, translated from the coding sequence ATGACCGCGGCGACGCGGGTCGGCGCGCGATGGATGTCGCTGTTCACCCTCGCCTGGCTCGCCATCTGGACCGTGCAGCTCACGCCCGTGCAGCTCCTCCTGCCGCTGCAGCTCGACACCCCCGAAGACGATTGGATCCGGGGAGTGGTCTCCTCGGGGCTCGTCCTCGGCATCGGCGGACTCGCGGGCATCGTCGCCGGACCGCTCGCCGGGGCGCTGTCGGATCGTGCTCGACCGGGGCGCCCTCGACGGCGTCCGTGGGCGCTGGCGGGGGTGTGGACGACCGCGGCCTTCCTGGTGCTCACCGGTTTCTCCGAGGGGCCCTGGGCGGTCGGCGGGGCGTGGGTCGGTGTATCGATCGGTGTCGCGGTGTCGTCGGCGGCCTTCACCGCGATGATCGCGGACCAACTGCCCACGACCCAGCGGGGCGCGGCATCCGCGGCCGTCGGGTCGAGTCAGGCCGTCGGGATCGTGCTGGGCGTCGGCCTCGTCGTTCTCCTCGGGCTCGACATCGTCTCGGGCTATCTGCTGCTCGCCGCCGTGATCGCGGCGGTCGGCACTGCGGTGGCCCTGCTGCTTCCCGATCCCTCCGCGTCGGAGGCCGTGCGGCCGACGACCCGCGACCGTCGGCCCCTCGCCTCGCTGCGCGATCGCGACTTCGCGTGGATGCTCGCCGGGCGCCTCGTGACCAACGTCGGCAATGCGTTGGGGACCGCGCTGTTCCTCTTCTTCCTGCTGCACGGACTCGGTCAGCCGTCGTCGACGGCGCAGGACAACCTGCTGCTGCTCATCGTCGTCTACACGCTGTTCGTGGTCGCGGCATCCGTTCTCACCGGCATCCTGTCGGACCGCACGGGCGACCGGCGCCGGCTCGCCGTGATCGCCACGGTGGTGCAGGCGGCATCCGGTGTGGCGATCGCGCTCGTGCCGACCTTCGAGATGACGATGGTCGCCGCCGCCCTCATGGGGCTCGGCTACGGCGCGTTCTCGACCGTCGGCCTCGCGTTCGCCGCCGATCTGCTGCCCGATGAGAAGGACCACGCCCGCGATCTCGGCATCGTGAACGTCACGGCCGCTCTCGGCCAGCTGATCGGTCCGGTGCTCGGGGCGGGACTCGTGGCGCTGGTGGGAGGATTCTGGCTCGTCTTCGCCGCCGCCGCGGTGCTGTCACTCGCAGGCGGAGTGCTCACCGGCCTCGCGAGGCAGCTGCAGAGGTCATGA
- the lepA gene encoding translation elongation factor 4: MSPRALTPLQPAATPATQIRNFCIIAHIDHGKSTLADRMLQITGVVSDRDMRAQYLDRMDIERERGITIKSQAVRMPWEIEGETFALNMIDTPGHVDFTYEVSRSLAACEGAILLVDAAQGIEAQTLANLYLALENDLHIIPVLNKIDLPAADPDKYAKELASLIGGKPEDVLRVSGKTGVGVEALLDRLVKEIPAPVGDADAPARAMIFDSVYDAYRGVVTYVRMVDGSLSPRERIQMMSTGANHEALEVGVSSPEPIPTKGLGVGEVGYLITGVKDVRLSKVGDTVTSARKPATDALSGYTDPKPMVFSGIYPIDGSDYAELREALDKLKLSDASLQYEPETSVALGFGFRCGFLGLLHLEIITERLSREFGLDLITTAPSVIYEVLTSDTGETVTVTNPSEYPDGRIGSVSEPIVKTAILLPKDYVGTVMELCQSRRGSLLGMEYFSEERVELRYMMPLGEIVFDFFDQLKSKTQGYASLDYEPAGQQEADLVKVDILLQGEKVDAFSSIVHRDKAYAYGTMMAERLRKLIPRQQFEVPIQAAIGARIIARETIRAIRKDVLAKCYGGDITRKRKLLEKQKEGKKRMKMVGRVEVPQEAFIAALSGDVEGKDKK; encoded by the coding sequence ATGTCCCCACGCGCTCTCACTCCGCTTCAGCCTGCCGCGACGCCCGCGACGCAGATCCGAAATTTCTGCATCATCGCGCACATCGATCACGGCAAGTCGACCCTCGCCGACCGCATGCTGCAGATCACCGGTGTCGTCTCCGACCGAGACATGCGCGCTCAGTACCTGGACCGCATGGACATCGAGCGTGAGCGCGGCATCACGATCAAGAGCCAGGCCGTGCGCATGCCCTGGGAGATCGAGGGCGAGACGTTCGCGCTCAACATGATCGACACCCCGGGCCACGTCGACTTCACGTACGAGGTCTCCCGCTCGCTGGCCGCGTGCGAGGGAGCGATCCTGCTCGTCGACGCGGCGCAGGGCATCGAGGCGCAGACCCTCGCGAATCTCTACCTCGCGCTCGAGAACGATCTGCACATCATCCCGGTGCTGAACAAGATCGACCTCCCGGCCGCCGACCCCGACAAGTACGCCAAGGAGCTCGCTTCGCTCATCGGCGGCAAGCCGGAAGACGTCCTCCGCGTCTCCGGCAAGACCGGCGTCGGCGTCGAGGCGCTGCTCGATCGACTCGTCAAGGAGATCCCCGCTCCGGTGGGTGACGCGGATGCTCCGGCGCGCGCGATGATCTTCGACTCGGTCTACGACGCCTACCGCGGCGTGGTCACTTACGTCCGCATGGTCGACGGCAGTCTGTCGCCGCGCGAGCGCATCCAGATGATGTCGACCGGCGCGAACCACGAGGCGCTCGAAGTCGGCGTGTCGAGCCCCGAACCGATCCCGACCAAGGGACTCGGGGTCGGCGAGGTGGGGTACCTCATCACGGGCGTGAAGGATGTGCGACTGTCGAAGGTCGGTGACACCGTCACGTCGGCACGCAAGCCCGCGACCGACGCGCTGTCCGGATACACCGACCCCAAGCCGATGGTCTTCTCGGGCATCTATCCCATCGACGGCAGCGACTACGCCGAACTCCGCGAAGCCCTCGACAAGCTCAAGCTCTCGGATGCCTCCCTGCAGTACGAGCCGGAGACGTCGGTGGCTCTCGGTTTCGGTTTCCGCTGCGGCTTCCTCGGCCTGCTGCACCTCGAGATCATCACCGAGCGGCTCTCGCGCGAGTTCGGACTCGACCTCATCACCACGGCGCCGAGCGTGATCTACGAGGTGCTGACCTCCGACACCGGCGAGACCGTGACGGTCACGAATCCGAGTGAGTACCCCGACGGCCGCATCGGCTCCGTGTCGGAACCGATCGTCAAGACCGCGATCCTGCTCCCGAAGGACTACGTCGGCACGGTCATGGAGCTCTGCCAGTCGCGTCGCGGCTCGCTGCTCGGCATGGAGTACTTCTCGGAGGAGCGCGTCGAGCTGCGCTACATGATGCCGCTCGGCGAAATCGTCTTCGACTTCTTCGACCAGCTCAAGTCCAAGACGCAGGGCTATGCCTCGCTCGACTACGAGCCCGCGGGGCAGCAGGAGGCCGACCTCGTGAAGGTCGACATTCTGCTCCAGGGCGAGAAGGTTGACGCATTCAGCTCGATCGTCCACCGCGACAAGGCCTACGCCTACGGCACGATGATGGCCGAGCGTCTGCGCAAGCTCATCCCTCGCCAGCAGTTCGAGGTGCCGATCCAGGCGGCGATCGGTGCACGCATCATCGCTCGCGAGACGATCCGCGCCATCCGCAAGGACGTGCTCGCCAAGTGCTACGGCGGTGACATCACCCGCAAGCGCAAGCTCCTCGAGAAGCAGAAGGAGGGCAAGAAGCGCATGAAGATGGTCGGCCGCGTCGAGGTCCCCCAGGAGGCGTTCATCGCCGCGCTGTCGGGCGACGTCGAGGGCAAGGACAAGAAGTAG
- a CDS encoding DUF1990 family protein: MTRHPIVDVPAGMRLSERSIAVAPEDQDAVRTLIRSWEFKRRAGFDGPASAPVANAEGVLAKRVLGIRFSEPIRVVWADERGFGYETRPGHPIYGEESFVLDDGVFTARSISRPATLVWWLLSPALRLIQRRTHARYTRIVAAEAREWGVRPGNRQ; encoded by the coding sequence ATGACGCGGCATCCGATCGTCGACGTGCCGGCGGGGATGCGCCTGTCCGAGCGCAGCATCGCGGTCGCTCCGGAGGATCAGGATGCCGTGCGCACGCTGATCCGCTCCTGGGAGTTCAAGCGGCGGGCGGGTTTCGACGGCCCGGCGTCCGCGCCGGTCGCGAACGCCGAGGGCGTGCTGGCCAAGCGTGTGCTCGGTATTCGATTCTCCGAACCGATCCGGGTGGTGTGGGCGGATGAGCGGGGTTTCGGGTACGAGACGCGCCCGGGTCATCCGATCTACGGAGAGGAATCGTTCGTGCTCGACGACGGCGTGTTCACCGCCCGTTCGATCTCGCGCCCCGCGACCCTCGTGTGGTGGTTGCTGTCGCCCGCGCTGAGGCTGATCCAGCGCCGCACCCACGCGCGGTACACCCGCATCGTCGCCGCCGAGGCGCGCGAGTGGGGTGTTCGTCCAGGCAACCGCCAGTAG
- a CDS encoding ABC transporter ATP-binding protein yields the protein MTAPILSVRDLRVSFPSEAGRVDAVRGISFDLEAGRTLSIVGESGSGKSVTSLAIMGLLTENAKVDGSIVFDGQELIGKTDAQLSMIRGNGLSMVFQDPLTSLTPVFTIGDQLVEALTVHKSMGKKEAQARAIELLRLVGIPNPERRLKAFPHEFSGGMRQRVVIAIAMANNPKLIIADEPTTALDVTIQAQILDLLGTAQRETGAAVILITHDMGVVAKTADDVLVMYAGRAVEQAPVRELFHHTRMPYSIGLLGAMPRVDAAEKVPLIPIHGNPPLLIDLPDACPFAARCPIAIDACRASEPELLPVPTSTSSEHRAACIRSHEIDDGGMLGGLPVYPVPPIPESALTRTPREERPIALEVTNLTKTFPLLKGAFVKRRVGSVHAVKGVTFDVRKGETMAIVGESGSGKSTTLLQIMDFVPQENGDIRIGGKSVSDVKRGAEERHLRRDIQIVFQDPMGALDPRMTVADIIAEPLHAIGVKGDEADNRVDELMDLVGLDPAHSDRFPGAFSGGQRQRIGIARALATNPKIIVLDEPVSALDVSIQAGVINLLDELKVKLGISYLFVAHDLAVVRHIADRVAVMYLGAFVEEGDVDSVFDDPQHPYTQALLSAIPVPDPDIERARERIVLSGDLPSPTEEVRGCSFVSRCPLYPTLAPEQQARCEGEVPALTGASSAHMNACHFR from the coding sequence ATGACCGCTCCCATCCTCTCCGTCCGCGACCTGCGCGTCAGTTTTCCCTCGGAGGCCGGTCGCGTCGACGCGGTGCGCGGCATCTCGTTCGACCTCGAAGCCGGCCGCACGCTGAGCATCGTGGGCGAGTCCGGCTCGGGCAAGTCCGTCACCTCGCTGGCGATCATGGGCCTGCTGACCGAGAACGCGAAGGTCGACGGATCGATCGTCTTCGACGGCCAGGAACTGATCGGCAAGACGGATGCCCAGCTGTCGATGATCCGTGGGAACGGCCTGTCGATGGTCTTCCAGGATCCGCTCACGTCTCTGACGCCCGTCTTCACGATCGGCGATCAGCTGGTCGAAGCGCTCACCGTGCACAAGAGCATGGGCAAGAAAGAGGCCCAGGCCCGCGCGATCGAGCTCCTCCGTCTCGTCGGCATCCCGAATCCGGAGCGGCGCCTGAAGGCGTTCCCGCACGAGTTCTCGGGCGGTATGCGCCAGCGCGTGGTCATCGCCATCGCCATGGCGAACAACCCCAAACTGATCATCGCCGACGAGCCCACGACCGCCCTCGACGTCACGATCCAGGCGCAGATCCTCGACCTGCTCGGCACGGCGCAGCGCGAGACCGGCGCCGCGGTGATCCTCATCACCCACGATATGGGGGTCGTCGCCAAGACAGCCGACGACGTCCTCGTCATGTACGCGGGACGCGCCGTCGAGCAGGCGCCGGTGCGCGAGCTCTTCCACCACACGCGGATGCCGTACTCGATCGGCCTCCTCGGCGCGATGCCCCGGGTCGACGCCGCCGAGAAGGTACCGCTCATCCCGATCCACGGCAATCCCCCACTGCTGATCGACCTTCCGGACGCCTGCCCGTTCGCGGCCCGATGCCCGATCGCGATCGACGCGTGCCGCGCGTCGGAGCCCGAACTGCTCCCGGTGCCGACCAGCACGTCCAGCGAGCACCGCGCCGCGTGCATCCGATCGCACGAGATCGACGACGGCGGCATGCTCGGTGGGCTGCCCGTCTACCCCGTGCCGCCGATCCCGGAGAGCGCGCTGACCCGCACCCCGCGGGAGGAACGCCCGATCGCACTCGAGGTCACCAATCTCACCAAGACGTTCCCGCTGCTCAAGGGCGCCTTCGTCAAGCGCCGCGTGGGTTCGGTCCACGCGGTCAAGGGCGTCACCTTCGACGTGCGCAAGGGTGAGACGATGGCGATCGTCGGGGAGTCCGGCAGCGGTAAGTCCACGACCCTCCTGCAGATCATGGACTTCGTGCCGCAGGAGAACGGCGACATCCGCATCGGCGGCAAGAGCGTCTCCGACGTCAAGCGCGGCGCCGAGGAGCGCCATCTGCGGCGCGACATCCAGATCGTGTTCCAAGACCCGATGGGCGCCCTCGACCCGCGCATGACCGTCGCCGACATCATCGCCGAACCGCTGCACGCCATCGGCGTCAAGGGAGACGAGGCCGACAACCGCGTCGACGAGCTCATGGATCTCGTCGGTCTCGATCCGGCGCACTCGGATCGGTTCCCCGGAGCCTTCTCGGGTGGACAGCGACAGCGCATCGGAATCGCCCGCGCCCTCGCCACCAACCCCAAGATCATCGTGCTCGACGAGCCCGTCTCGGCGCTCGACGTGTCGATCCAGGCCGGTGTGATCAACCTTCTCGACGAGCTCAAGGTGAAGCTCGGGATCTCCTACCTCTTCGTGGCGCACGACCTCGCCGTCGTCCGCCACATCGCCGATCGCGTCGCGGTGATGTACCTCGGCGCCTTCGTCGAGGAGGGCGACGTCGACAGCGTGTTCGACGATCCGCAGCATCCGTACACGCAGGCACTGCTGTCGGCGATCCCCGTTCCCGATCCCGACATCGAGCGCGCGCGCGAGCGGATCGTCCTCTCGGGCGATCTCCCCAGCCCGACCGAGGAGGTGCGCGGCTGCTCGTTCGTCAGCCGGTGCCCCCTCTACCCGACGCTCGCGCCGGAGCAGCAGGCGCGGTGCGAGGGCGAGGTGCCCGCATTGACGGGTGCGTCGTCCGCGCACATGAACGCGTGCCACTTCCGGTAA